A genomic region of Anaerolineales bacterium contains the following coding sequences:
- a CDS encoding polyribonucleotide nucleotidyltransferase, translated as MKPEVHSFTAQVGNQAITLETGKLARLAGGAVTARIGESLILATATMSPSPRTGIDFFPLSVDFEERMYAGGRIPGSFFRREGRPTEVAILTSRLTDRPLRPLFPKDLRNDVQVIMTALSADTENVLDVIAVNAASAAITISDIPWNGPVGAVRVGRINGEFVVNPTYSQLPESDLDLRIAGTRDAILMVECGASEVDEDSMAAALELGHKALQPLIDIQLEMAAAVGKPKRDYQKFSIDEELKKQVLARAESELENILEHTSGKAAQYEAIDALRDTIVAEVAGDDASLAGPVKEAFTAAEKVVVRRRIINDGKRPDGRTPTEIRPIWCEVDLSPRAHGSGLFTRGETQVLTLTTLGTPKEAQELDNLTPINTKRYMHHYNFPPYSTGEARPLRGSSRREIGHGALAERALVAVLPTEKEFPYTLRLVSECLSSNGSTSMGSVCGSTLALMDAGVPIKAPVSGIAMGLITDGSKYQILSDIQGIEDHLGDMDFKVAGTDKGITALQMDIKISGLTPAMMAEALAQAKQGRKHILDKMLEVLAAPRADLKDHAPRITTVMVPVEKIGAVIGPGGKTIRAIQEESGAKIDIADDGTVFIASDSGEKARIARERIEALTETAEIGKIYTGKVVRTTDFGAFVEILPNIDGMVHISQLDSNHVESVESVAQVGDELTVMVTDVDPSGKIRLSRQAVLEGWTAEEAREKDKGGGSRPRGGGGDRGDRGRGGRDGGRDRGDRGGYRGGRR; from the coding sequence ATGAAACCTGAAGTACACAGTTTTACCGCCCAGGTGGGCAACCAGGCGATCACGCTGGAGACCGGCAAGCTGGCTCGCCTGGCCGGCGGTGCCGTCACGGCGCGCATTGGGGAATCGCTCATTTTGGCCACCGCCACAATGAGCCCCTCGCCGCGCACCGGCATTGACTTCTTCCCGCTGAGTGTGGACTTTGAAGAGCGCATGTACGCCGGCGGGCGCATCCCCGGCTCCTTCTTCCGCCGTGAAGGCCGCCCCACCGAAGTGGCCATTCTCACCTCGCGCCTGACCGACCGCCCGCTGCGCCCGTTGTTCCCCAAGGATCTGCGCAATGACGTGCAAGTGATCATGACCGCGCTCTCGGCCGATACCGAGAACGTGCTCGACGTGATCGCAGTGAACGCCGCTTCAGCCGCCATCACCATCTCAGACATCCCGTGGAACGGCCCGGTCGGCGCGGTGCGCGTCGGCCGCATCAATGGCGAGTTCGTGGTCAACCCCACCTACAGCCAGCTCCCCGAATCCGATCTTGACCTGCGCATCGCCGGCACGCGTGACGCCATCCTCATGGTGGAATGCGGCGCCAGCGAGGTGGACGAAGACTCAATGGCGGCGGCGCTGGAACTGGGCCATAAGGCCCTGCAGCCGCTGATCGATATTCAGCTGGAGATGGCCGCCGCGGTGGGCAAGCCCAAGCGCGACTATCAGAAGTTCAGCATTGACGAAGAGCTCAAGAAGCAAGTGCTGGCCCGCGCCGAAAGCGAGCTGGAGAACATCCTCGAGCACACCAGCGGCAAAGCCGCGCAATATGAGGCGATCGACGCGCTGCGCGACACGATCGTGGCCGAAGTGGCCGGTGACGACGCCAGCCTGGCCGGCCCGGTGAAGGAAGCCTTCACCGCCGCCGAAAAGGTTGTGGTGCGCCGCCGCATCATTAACGACGGCAAGCGCCCGGATGGCCGCACGCCGACCGAGATTCGCCCGATCTGGTGCGAGGTGGACCTAAGCCCACGCGCGCACGGTTCCGGCCTGTTCACCCGCGGCGAGACCCAGGTGCTGACCCTGACCACGCTGGGCACGCCCAAGGAAGCGCAGGAGTTGGACAATCTGACCCCGATCAATACCAAGCGCTACATGCATCACTACAACTTCCCGCCCTACTCCACTGGCGAGGCGCGCCCGCTGCGTGGCTCCTCGCGCCGTGAGATTGGCCACGGGGCCTTGGCCGAGCGCGCCTTGGTGGCCGTGCTGCCCACTGAAAAAGAGTTCCCCTACACGCTGCGTCTGGTGTCGGAGTGTTTGTCGTCCAACGGCAGCACCTCGATGGGCTCGGTGTGCGGTAGCACCCTGGCGCTGATGGATGCTGGCGTGCCGATCAAGGCGCCCGTCTCCGGTATTGCCATGGGCCTGATCACCGATGGCAGCAAGTACCAGATCCTGAGCGACATCCAGGGCATCGAAGATCACCTCGGCGATATGGACTTCAAGGTTGCCGGTACCGATAAGGGCATCACGGCCCTACAGATGGACATCAAGATCTCCGGCCTGACGCCGGCGATGATGGCCGAAGCGCTGGCGCAGGCCAAGCAAGGCCGCAAGCACATCCTCGACAAGATGCTGGAAGTGCTGGCAGCCCCACGCGCCGACCTCAAGGATCATGCACCGCGTATCACCACGGTGATGGTGCCGGTTGAGAAGATCGGCGCGGTGATTGGCCCAGGCGGCAAAACCATCCGTGCCATTCAGGAAGAGAGCGGCGCCAAGATCGATATCGCCGACGACGGCACCGTGTTCATCGCCTCGGACAGTGGCGAGAAGGCGCGTATCGCCCGTGAGCGCATCGAAGCGCTCACCGAAACCGCCGAGATCGGCAAGATCTACACCGGCAAGGTGGTGCGCACCACGGACTTCGGCGCGTTTGTCGAAATCCTGCCCAACATCGACGGTATGGTGCACATCTCGCAGCTCGACAGCAACCACGTCGAGAGCGTGGAAAGCGTGGCCCAGGTAGGCGACGAGCTGACCGTGATGGTGACCGATGTGGACCCCAGCGGCAAGATCCGCCTCAGCCGCCAGGCCGTGCTGGAAGGCTGGACCGCGGAGGAAGCGCGCGAGAAGGATAAGGGTGGCGGCAGCCGCCCGCGCGGCGGCGGCGGTGACCGCGGCGATCGTGGCCGTGGCGGCCGCGATGGCGGCCGGGACCGTGGCGACCGCGGTGGTTACCGCGGCGGGCGCCGCTAA
- the rpsO gene encoding 30S ribosomal protein S15 has translation MPLPKEQKDQIIGEYRRAEGDTGSTQVQIALLTKRIEQLTAHGQTHKKDVASRRGLVKLVGQRRRLLNYLRNKDYEAYVALADRLNIRRKAK, from the coding sequence ATGCCGTTACCAAAAGAACAGAAAGACCAGATCATTGGCGAATACCGCCGCGCCGAGGGCGACACGGGTTCCACCCAGGTGCAAATTGCCCTGCTGACCAAGCGCATTGAGCAGCTCACCGCTCACGGGCAAACCCACAAGAAAGACGTGGCTTCCCGCCGCGGCTTGGTGAAGCTGGTGGGCCAGCGCCGCCGCTTGCTCAACTACCTACGCAACAAGGATTACGAAGCCTACGTTGCGCTGGCAGATCGGCTCAACATTCGCCGCAAGGCCAAGTAA
- a CDS encoding LOG family protein: MHITVFGSASPLPGQPAYEDARQLGAQLAGAGHTVLTGGYMGTMEAASRGAAEAGGHVIGITCQQIEDWRNARHNPWVLEERKFVTLQERLYALIDSCDAALALPGGIGTLDEIVTMWSQMQTQAMPTRPLILIGAGWQRTFTTLLEAQAEHIRPAHRELLYFAANIDAAIQALGHTEAA, encoded by the coding sequence ATGCACATCACCGTATTCGGATCCGCCTCTCCCTTGCCCGGCCAGCCAGCTTATGAAGACGCGCGCCAGTTGGGCGCCCAGTTGGCCGGCGCCGGCCACACTGTGCTCACCGGCGGCTACATGGGCACCATGGAGGCCGCCTCGCGCGGCGCGGCGGAAGCCGGTGGCCATGTCATCGGCATCACCTGCCAACAGATCGAAGATTGGCGCAACGCCCGCCACAACCCCTGGGTGCTGGAGGAGCGCAAATTCGTCACCCTGCAAGAGCGCCTCTACGCGCTGATCGATAGTTGTGATGCCGCGCTGGCCCTGCCCGGCGGCATCGGCACGCTCGACGAGATCGTCACCATGTGGAGCCAGATGCAAACCCAGGCCATGCCCACGCGCCCCCTGATCCTGATCGGCGCCGGCTGGCAGCGCACCTTCACCACCCTGCTCGAGGCGCAAGCCGAGCACATCCGCCCGGCGCACCGCGAGCTGCTGTACTTTGCGGCCAATATCGATGCCGCCATCCAGGCGTTGGGGCACACCGAGGCGGCCTGA